One Luteolibacter flavescens DNA segment encodes these proteins:
- a CDS encoding UxaA family hydrolase, whose product MNPIFLLHPGDPVAVALADLSDGEALPNGVTVRGSVPRGHKVALRDIDRDGAVFKYGQVIGHATRPIAAGEHVHSHNLGMSDHTDDYAHGSLAKPTAYVPEAERDTFMGYRRGDGKAGTRNYVGIISSVNCSATVAHHVVREVERRGLLEGFPNVDGVIAITHGLGCCISNKNEAFAMLQRTIWGHVRHPNFGAVMMVGLGCETNQIPAMVETFGKPPAGSMHYLTIQQMGGTRKTIEACLEKLVSEVLPAANKARREPLPASELIVALQCGGSDGLSGITANPALGLAVDRLVAQGGSAVLAETPEVYGAEHLLTRRAVRPEVGEALIERIRWWEDYAAKLDGEINNNPTPGNKAGGLTTILEKSLGAVCKAGSTNLVSVLRYAEPVKERGMSMMDTPGYDPMGVTGQVAGGSNLLCFTTGRGSVFGYKPTPSIKIATNTPMYRHMEEDMDINAGTIADGEETHEQVADRIYREILRVASGGQSKSEALGFGDCEFVPWNISAQM is encoded by the coding sequence ATGAACCCAATCTTTCTCCTTCATCCCGGTGACCCTGTCGCCGTCGCCTTGGCCGATCTTTCCGACGGCGAGGCCCTGCCGAACGGCGTCACCGTCCGGGGCAGCGTGCCGCGCGGTCACAAGGTGGCGCTGCGCGACATCGACCGGGACGGTGCCGTCTTCAAGTACGGCCAGGTGATCGGCCATGCCACGCGGCCCATCGCCGCGGGCGAGCATGTCCACAGCCACAATCTCGGGATGTCGGACCACACCGACGACTACGCCCACGGTAGCCTGGCGAAGCCGACGGCATACGTGCCGGAGGCGGAGCGCGATACCTTCATGGGCTACCGCCGTGGCGACGGGAAGGCGGGCACGCGCAACTACGTGGGCATCATTTCCTCGGTGAATTGCTCGGCCACCGTGGCGCATCATGTGGTGCGCGAGGTGGAGCGGCGCGGGCTGCTGGAGGGGTTTCCTAATGTCGACGGGGTCATCGCGATCACCCACGGGCTGGGCTGCTGCATCTCGAACAAGAATGAAGCCTTCGCCATGCTCCAGCGCACGATCTGGGGCCATGTCCGCCATCCGAATTTCGGCGCGGTGATGATGGTCGGCCTCGGTTGCGAGACGAACCAGATCCCCGCGATGGTCGAGACCTTTGGCAAGCCGCCCGCGGGCAGCATGCACTACCTGACCATCCAGCAGATGGGCGGCACGCGGAAGACCATCGAGGCCTGCCTTGAGAAGCTCGTCTCCGAGGTCCTGCCCGCGGCGAACAAGGCGCGGCGCGAGCCCCTGCCCGCGAGCGAGCTCATCGTGGCACTGCAGTGCGGCGGCTCCGACGGGCTGTCCGGCATCACCGCAAATCCCGCGCTCGGCCTGGCCGTGGACCGCCTCGTCGCGCAGGGCGGATCGGCCGTGCTGGCGGAGACGCCGGAGGTCTATGGAGCGGAGCACCTGCTGACCCGCCGTGCCGTGAGGCCGGAGGTCGGCGAGGCACTCATCGAGCGCATCCGCTGGTGGGAAGACTACGCCGCGAAGCTGGACGGCGAGATCAACAACAACCCGACTCCCGGGAACAAGGCCGGCGGGCTGACCACCATCCTCGAGAAGTCCCTGGGGGCCGTGTGCAAGGCGGGCTCCACGAACCTCGTCTCCGTGCTGCGCTACGCCGAGCCGGTGAAGGAGCGCGGCATGTCCATGATGGATACCCCCGGCTACGATCCCATGGGCGTGACCGGGCAGGTGGCAGGCGGGTCGAACCTGCTGTGCTTCACCACCGGGCGCGGCTCGGTCTTCGGCTACAAGCCCACGCCCTCCATCAAGATCGCGACGAATACCCCGATGTACCGCCACATGGAGGAGGACATGGACATCAATGCCGGGACCATCGCCGATGGCGAGGAGACGCACGAGCAGGTCGCGGATCGCATCTACAGGGAGATCCTGCGCGTCGCCAGCGGCGGCCAGAGCAAGTCCGAGGCGCTCGGCTTCGGCGACTGCGAATTCGTGCCGTGGAATATCTCCGCGCAGATGTGA
- the rseP gene encoding RIP metalloprotease RseP — MGTLSHAAQVALVILVVILIFNLIIFIHELGHYWAAKWRGLKIDRFQIWFGKPIWSKTINGVQYGLGWIPAGGFVALPQMAPMESIEGGNRDSAPLPPIKPLDKIIVAFAGPLFSFLLALLAALAVWVVGKPADKIPTTVVGSVFADGPAAKAGLQRGDKILEVNGHPVESWHGTLDSVFMRIATSEGEQIEFTVDRPGEGQKKLYSFFEIEPTKWWQRRSTRSVQMLPMGQRVVIEAISGENSPAEKSGLKVKDEVLAVNGIPAESTVQVTGLIREAGEKPVAFKVKRGEETLDIAVTPRVPVQVPQGESPRPMIGVGFDDDVVVDTTIVHPSPMQQLTESVRTMWVTITSVASPKSNIGIDQLSGPIGIAKVKFLMLLMDHPWERILAFMVLLNINLAILNMMPLPVLDGGHITLATMEAIAGRPVRAKVLEFVQVGFAMVLFSLMIYVTSKDIFDGVGRERSGKLVFPTN, encoded by the coding sequence ATGGGAACTCTCAGCCACGCCGCGCAAGTCGCCCTCGTCATCCTGGTAGTGATCCTGATTTTCAATCTGATCATTTTCATCCATGAACTCGGCCATTACTGGGCCGCCAAGTGGCGGGGCCTGAAGATCGACCGCTTCCAGATCTGGTTCGGCAAGCCGATCTGGAGCAAGACCATCAATGGCGTCCAATACGGCCTCGGCTGGATCCCGGCGGGTGGCTTCGTCGCCTTGCCGCAGATGGCCCCGATGGAGTCGATCGAGGGTGGCAACCGGGACAGCGCACCGCTCCCGCCGATCAAGCCGCTCGACAAGATCATCGTAGCCTTCGCAGGTCCGCTGTTTTCCTTCCTTCTCGCTCTCCTGGCAGCTCTGGCCGTGTGGGTGGTGGGAAAGCCCGCCGACAAGATCCCGACGACGGTGGTCGGTTCGGTCTTTGCCGACGGACCTGCGGCCAAGGCAGGGTTGCAGCGCGGTGACAAGATCCTCGAGGTGAACGGCCACCCGGTGGAGTCCTGGCACGGCACGCTTGATAGCGTCTTCATGCGCATCGCCACCAGCGAAGGCGAACAGATCGAGTTCACCGTGGACCGTCCGGGTGAGGGCCAAAAGAAGCTCTACTCTTTCTTCGAAATTGAGCCGACGAAGTGGTGGCAGCGCCGCAGCACCCGCAGCGTGCAGATGCTGCCAATGGGACAGCGCGTGGTGATCGAGGCGATCAGCGGCGAAAATTCTCCGGCGGAAAAGTCTGGATTGAAGGTCAAGGACGAGGTTCTCGCCGTGAATGGCATTCCTGCCGAGAGCACCGTGCAGGTGACCGGATTGATCCGTGAGGCAGGGGAGAAGCCCGTCGCCTTCAAGGTGAAGCGTGGCGAGGAAACCTTGGACATCGCAGTCACGCCGCGCGTTCCCGTGCAGGTTCCGCAGGGTGAAAGCCCCCGTCCGATGATCGGTGTGGGATTCGATGACGATGTTGTGGTGGACACCACGATTGTCCATCCGTCGCCCATGCAGCAGTTGACCGAGTCGGTGCGCACGATGTGGGTGACCATCACGAGCGTGGCGTCGCCGAAGTCGAACATCGGCATCGACCAGCTCAGCGGCCCCATTGGGATTGCGAAGGTGAAGTTCCTGATGCTGCTGATGGACCACCCATGGGAGCGCATCCTCGCCTTCATGGTGCTGCTCAATATCAACCTCGCGATCCTGAACATGATGCCGCTGCCGGTGCTGGATGGCGGGCACATCACGCTCGCCACCATGGAAGCCATTGCCGGTCGTCCGGTGCGCGCGAAGGTCTTGGAGTTCGTCCAGGTTGGCTTCGCCATGGTTCTTTTCAGCCTGATGATCTACGTCACATCGAAGGATATCTTCGATGGCGTGGGGCGCGAGAGATCGGGCAAGCTGGTCTTCCCGACGAACTGA
- a CDS encoding RNA polymerase sigma factor, whose amino-acid sequence MLRRFAKSGDEDAFREIVARHAAMVHGVALRRCGDRTLAEDVTQTVFTILARKASSLVHGELAGWLHRAAFVEARNAYRKELRRSKAMSALTDSMNDSPPAPEVDWQAVRPHIDELLGKLSSQDRELVVLRYFEQRSYPEISRSTGATEDSIRKRVDRALDRLAGLLGRRGVPAQGTTLGVLLAGQMLCPAPASAATIGSVALGAAASGTAGTTLLLHSLFLMTTSTKIKIAAAALVILTVPAVYVATRPTNDMTTNANKPAPPLSPNTNPTAAADPSLTTTNDAAAVGPASPTLESEDDTVDLSAMLTDDFGDKMMVGFVKEESTLLYNKITGRLDLSDQQKTDLRALFDRRDEAAAKSLAEATALGLVEDGEQAMANAAKIREIVDKHYPEPRLDAFLKQTLTPEQYETHLRIDHEQRDESAKDEAQTQLETITKYVPLTDEEQQRFHDGFRQELMSEIPDDIDVVTMITGTIEVENARLNRLLTPEQVEQYRHAISEESRKIGEAMRKRREEREAREKQDGQ is encoded by the coding sequence ATGCTGCGCCGGTTCGCGAAAAGCGGGGACGAGGATGCCTTCCGCGAGATCGTGGCGCGCCATGCCGCCATGGTCCACGGCGTGGCCCTGCGGCGCTGTGGCGACCGCACGCTCGCCGAGGACGTCACCCAGACGGTCTTCACCATCCTCGCCCGGAAGGCGTCCTCGCTCGTCCACGGGGAGCTGGCCGGGTGGCTGCACCGCGCCGCCTTCGTCGAGGCCCGCAATGCCTACCGCAAGGAACTCCGCCGCTCGAAGGCGATGTCCGCACTCACCGACAGCATGAATGATTCCCCGCCCGCCCCGGAGGTCGATTGGCAGGCCGTGCGCCCGCACATCGATGAATTGCTCGGCAAGCTCTCCTCGCAGGATCGCGAGCTGGTGGTGCTGCGCTACTTCGAGCAGCGCAGCTACCCGGAGATCTCGCGCAGCACCGGTGCCACGGAGGACTCCATCCGCAAGCGCGTGGACCGCGCGCTGGATCGCCTGGCGGGCCTGCTCGGCCGCCGCGGCGTGCCAGCGCAGGGCACCACGCTCGGCGTGCTGCTTGCCGGGCAGATGCTGTGCCCCGCCCCCGCATCCGCCGCCACCATCGGCAGCGTGGCACTCGGGGCCGCGGCCTCCGGCACGGCGGGCACCACCCTTCTCCTCCACTCCCTCTTCCTCATGACCACCTCCACCAAGATCAAGATCGCGGCCGCCGCCCTGGTGATCCTCACCGTGCCCGCCGTGTATGTGGCCACCCGCCCGACGAACGACATGACAACGAACGCCAACAAGCCCGCCCCACCCCTCTCCCCCAACACGAATCCCACGGCGGCTGCGGACCCCTCGCTCACGACAACAAACGACGCTGCCGCCGTGGGACCAGCATCGCCTACTCTGGAAAGTGAGGACGATACCGTGGACCTCTCGGCCATGCTCACCGACGACTTTGGCGACAAGATGATGGTGGGCTTCGTGAAGGAGGAATCGACCCTTCTCTACAACAAGATCACCGGCCGGCTCGACCTGAGCGACCAGCAGAAGACCGACCTGCGCGCGCTCTTCGACCGCCGCGATGAAGCCGCGGCCAAGAGCCTCGCCGAGGCAACCGCGCTCGGCCTGGTCGAGGACGGCGAGCAGGCGATGGCGAATGCCGCGAAGATCCGCGAGATCGTGGACAAGCACTACCCGGAGCCGAGGCTGGATGCCTTCCTCAAGCAGACACTGACACCGGAGCAATACGAGACCCACCTGAGGATCGACCATGAGCAGCGCGACGAATCCGCGAAGGACGAGGCGCAAACCCAGCTCGAGACGATCACCAAATATGTACCGCTGACCGACGAGGAGCAGCAGCGCTTTCACGATGGCTTCCGCCAGGAACTGATGTCGGAGATCCCGGACGACATCGATGTCGTGACCATGATCACCGGCACGATCGAAGTGGAGAATGCGAGGCTCAACCGGCTGCTGACGCCGGAGCAAGTGGAGCAGTATCGCCACGCCATCTCCGAGGAGAGCCGCAAGATCGGCGAGGCGATGCGCAAGCGCCGCGAGGAGCGCGAAGCGCGTGAGAAGCAGGACGGGCAGTGA